A window from Glaciimonas sp. PCH181 encodes these proteins:
- a CDS encoding DUF979 domain-containing protein → MILSVTYLYYLVGATLAITAIMTLRDSSNPRRWSSGLFWGLFATAFLIGDRLPPALVGAGVILMALIAGLGRVGAGKHVELSDKSRRASAGRLGNKLFIPALAIPLVTVIGTVVLHNVKIGDSFLLDPKNTTLVSLGVGCIVALGLACWLTNDTPAQSMRESRRLTEALGWAVVLPQMLGMLGLVFSDAGVGKAVAHLTTAYINMDYKFVAVMVYVFGMALFTVVMGNGFAAFPVMAGGVGVPVLVGIYGANPAVMASIGMFSGYCGTLMTPMAANFNIVPAALLELPDRNAVIKAQLPTALTLLVVNVFLLYFLMNW, encoded by the coding sequence ATGATACTTTCCGTCACCTATCTTTACTATCTCGTCGGCGCGACTCTGGCCATTACCGCCATCATGACGTTGCGGGATAGCAGCAATCCCCGGCGCTGGTCCAGCGGCTTATTCTGGGGCTTGTTTGCAACGGCCTTTTTAATCGGTGACCGTTTGCCGCCAGCACTGGTCGGCGCGGGTGTGATTCTGATGGCGCTGATCGCCGGTTTAGGACGCGTTGGCGCAGGCAAACATGTCGAGCTTTCAGATAAATCCCGGCGCGCCAGTGCCGGTCGTCTCGGCAACAAATTGTTTATTCCTGCACTCGCCATTCCGCTCGTCACCGTGATCGGCACGGTGGTGCTGCACAACGTCAAAATTGGCGACAGTTTTTTGCTCGATCCAAAAAATACCACGCTGGTCAGTCTTGGCGTCGGCTGTATCGTTGCACTCGGTCTGGCCTGTTGGCTAACTAACGACACACCCGCGCAATCAATGCGTGAATCACGTCGATTGACCGAGGCACTGGGATGGGCAGTCGTATTGCCGCAGATGTTGGGGATGCTGGGATTAGTGTTTTCAGATGCGGGCGTTGGCAAGGCGGTCGCCCATCTGACAACGGCCTATATCAACATGGACTACAAATTCGTCGCGGTGATGGTCTACGTATTTGGAATGGCGCTATTTACGGTAGTAATGGGAAATGGCTTTGCCGCGTTTCCGGTGATGGCGGGCGGCGTTGGTGTGCCGGTATTGGTCGGCATATACGGCGCGAATCCGGCAGTGATGGCCTCAATCGGCATGTTTTCCGGCTATTGCGGCACGCTAATGACACCGATGGCGGCAAACTTCAATATTGTGCCCGCAGCATTGCTGGAATTGCCAGACCGAAACGCGGTCATCAAAGCACAACTGCCCACGGCCCTCACGTTGCTGGTGGTGAATGTGTTTCTTTTGTATTTTTTGATGAACTGGTAA
- the gatB gene encoding Asp-tRNA(Asn)/Glu-tRNA(Gln) amidotransferase subunit GatB: MMQWEVVIGLETHAQLSTKSKIFSGSSTQFGAEPNTQASPVDLALPGVLPVLNRGAVERAIRFGLAVDAVIAAQSIFARKNYFYPDLPKGYQISQFEIPVVQGGKVSFILEKDGKSEIRSVQLTRAHLEEDAGKSLHEDYQGMTGIDLNRAGTPLLEIVTEPDMRSAAEAVAYAKALHALVMWLGISDGNMQEGSFRCDANVSVRPVGQKEYGTRREVKNLNSFRFLEEAINYEVQNQIETLEDGGTIRQETRLYDPDKKETRSMRSKEDSQDYRYFPDPDLPPLVISPEWVERVRATMPELPGAMRSRFVRDYALSEYDAVVLTQSQAMAAYFEAVVVKTGAEQAKPAANWLMGDFSSTLNREGVDISAAPVNPIQFGLLLQRIADGTISNKIAKEVFAAMWEAKAAQDTLADEIIESKGLKQISDSGALEKIIDEVLAANAKSVEEFRAGKEKAFNALIGQAMKASKGKANPAQLTELLKQKLGG; this comes from the coding sequence ATTATGCAGTGGGAAGTCGTGATCGGTCTGGAAACGCATGCACAGCTATCGACCAAATCTAAAATTTTTAGTGGCTCATCAACCCAATTCGGGGCAGAGCCGAATACACAGGCCAGCCCAGTGGATCTGGCGTTACCCGGCGTTTTGCCGGTACTCAATCGCGGCGCTGTAGAACGCGCTATTCGGTTTGGTCTGGCGGTCGACGCGGTCATCGCTGCGCAATCGATTTTTGCGCGTAAAAATTACTTCTATCCTGATTTGCCAAAAGGTTACCAAATCAGTCAGTTTGAAATCCCCGTCGTGCAAGGCGGCAAGGTCTCATTCATTCTGGAAAAAGACGGCAAGAGTGAAATCCGCTCAGTCCAATTAACCCGTGCGCATCTGGAAGAAGACGCCGGTAAATCGCTGCACGAAGACTATCAGGGCATGACCGGCATTGACTTGAATCGTGCCGGCACGCCGCTCTTGGAAATCGTCACTGAACCGGATATGCGAAGCGCAGCCGAAGCGGTCGCCTACGCCAAAGCCCTGCACGCATTGGTGATGTGGCTAGGGATTTCCGACGGCAATATGCAAGAAGGTTCTTTCCGTTGCGACGCCAATGTTTCCGTGCGTCCAGTGGGTCAAAAGGAATACGGCACGCGCCGCGAAGTAAAGAACTTGAACTCGTTCCGTTTCCTCGAAGAAGCCATCAATTACGAAGTTCAAAATCAAATCGAAACGCTGGAAGACGGTGGCACAATTCGTCAGGAAACGCGCCTCTACGATCCGGACAAAAAAGAAACGCGTTCGATGCGCAGCAAGGAAGATTCGCAAGATTACCGCTACTTCCCGGATCCAGATTTGCCGCCACTGGTGATCAGCCCTGAATGGGTCGAGCGGGTCCGTGCAACGATGCCGGAATTGCCGGGCGCGATGCGTAGTCGGTTTGTACGTGACTATGCGTTGTCGGAATACGATGCTGTTGTCTTGACCCAATCGCAAGCGATGGCCGCTTATTTCGAGGCCGTAGTCGTCAAAACAGGCGCGGAGCAGGCCAAGCCCGCCGCGAACTGGTTGATGGGCGATTTTTCATCGACATTAAACCGTGAAGGCGTCGACATCAGCGCCGCGCCGGTCAATCCGATCCAATTTGGATTGCTGCTACAGCGCATCGCCGACGGCACTATTTCTAACAAGATAGCGAAAGAAGTATTTGCCGCGATGTGGGAAGCCAAGGCTGCACAAGATACGTTGGCTGACGAGATCATCGAAAGCAAGGGATTGAAGCAGATTTCCGACAGCGGTGCGTTGGAAAAAATCATTGATGAGGTATTGGCAGCCAACGCAAAATCCGTCGAAGAATTCCGCGCAGGCAAAGAAAAAGCATTCAACGCGTTGATCGGCCAAGCCATGAAAGCCAGTAAAGGCAAAGCCAATCCGGCACAGCTGACCGAGTTGTTAAAGCAAAAACTGGGTGGCTAA
- a CDS encoding DUF969 domain-containing protein, translating to MHPVINLWPLIGVLVIILGFVLRFNPMLVVAAAAIVTGLAAQFPIEQVLAEIGTGFIKTRNLPLIILLPLAIIGLLERHGLRLHAQNWIGRIKSATAGRLLIVYLAARELTASIGLTSLGGHPQMVRPLLAPMTEGAAETRYGKLTDAVRYKLRAYAAATDNVGLFFGEDIFVAFGAIVLMSTFLHEAGIDVEPLHIALWGIPTAISAFIIHGYRLSRLDAALDREMGYKIGTVAADSAAGTINKAGD from the coding sequence ATGCACCCTGTTATCAATCTGTGGCCGCTCATCGGCGTCCTGGTCATCATTCTCGGTTTTGTACTGCGGTTTAATCCGATGTTGGTCGTGGCCGCCGCCGCTATCGTCACCGGCCTCGCCGCGCAGTTTCCTATCGAGCAGGTGTTGGCAGAAATCGGCACCGGCTTTATCAAGACACGCAATCTGCCACTCATTATTTTGCTACCGTTAGCCATCATTGGATTACTGGAACGTCACGGTTTGCGCTTGCATGCGCAAAACTGGATTGGGCGCATCAAGTCAGCCACTGCCGGTCGGCTGCTGATCGTCTATCTGGCGGCACGTGAATTAACGGCATCGATCGGTTTGACCAGTCTGGGCGGCCATCCGCAAATGGTGCGACCGTTACTGGCACCGATGACCGAAGGTGCGGCTGAAACGCGCTATGGCAAACTGACCGATGCGGTTCGTTACAAGTTGCGCGCTTACGCTGCGGCGACCGATAACGTTGGTCTGTTTTTTGGCGAAGATATTTTCGTGGCCTTTGGCGCGATTGTGCTGATGTCGACTTTTCTGCATGAAGCCGGGATTGATGTCGAACCGCTGCATATTGCGCTGTGGGGAATCCCAACGGCGATCTCGGCCTTCATTATTCACGGCTACCGATTATCGCGATTGGATGCTGCATTGGATCGCGAGATGGGCTACAAAATCGGAACCGTTGCAGCAGACTCCGCAGCGGGCACCATCAACAAGGCGGGGGATTAA
- the lipB gene encoding lipoyl(octanoyl) transferase LipB: MSSSSPEIIQRGIEQYHVSFDAMRAFTDARTPDTPDQLWIVEHPPVFTLGLAADLSHVLAPHDIPVIQTDRGGEVTYHGPGQVVIYLLIDLRRKRTETRLFAREFVHTIEQAVIETLAAYNLAGERKSGAPGIYIAEGPWQGAKIAALGLKIRASGCTYHGVSLNVAMDLGPFSWINPCGYEGLATVDMKMLGVDAALPAVQLALAHNLIGRLS; this comes from the coding sequence ATGTCGTCCTCCTCCCCCGAAATTATTCAGCGTGGCATTGAGCAGTATCACGTCAGTTTTGACGCTATGCGCGCCTTCACCGATGCCCGCACGCCCGACACGCCCGATCAATTGTGGATAGTTGAGCATCCCCCGGTCTTTACGCTGGGGCTTGCTGCCGATCTTAGCCACGTACTAGCACCGCACGATATACCGGTCATTCAGACCGATCGCGGCGGTGAAGTCACGTATCACGGCCCCGGTCAGGTCGTCATTTATTTACTCATAGACCTGCGTCGCAAGCGCACCGAAACCCGCTTATTTGCCCGTGAATTTGTGCATACCATCGAGCAGGCGGTGATTGAGACGCTCGCGGCGTATAATCTTGCCGGTGAGCGCAAGTCCGGCGCACCCGGTATTTATATAGCAGAAGGTCCATGGCAAGGCGCCAAGATCGCGGCGCTCGGCTTGAAAATTCGCGCCAGCGGTTGCACGTATCACGGGGTTTCACTGAATGTTGCAATGGATTTGGGGCCATTTTCCTGGATCAATCCTTGCGGCTACGAAGGCCTGGCGACTGTCGATATGAAAATGCTAGGCGTTGATGCGGCGTTGCCTGCCGTGCAGTTAGCACTTGCTCACAACCTGATTGGACGCCTTAGTTGA
- the lipA gene encoding lipoyl synthase, with translation MTTETTPLHPIEFATPTPYNPLEKQKGASKTARIPIKIIPIERLKKPDWIRVKAASPSTRFYEIKDILRANNLVTVCEEASCPNIGECFGKGTATFMIMGDKCTRRCPFCDVGHGRPDPLDVNEPENLAKTIAELRLSYVVITSVDRDDLRDGGAAHFAECIRRVRELSPNTRIEILTPDFRGRMDRALEILNAAPPDVMNHNLETAPRLYKEARPGSDYEYSLNLLKRFKALHPRVPTKSGIMVGLGETDEEVLQVMRDLRAHDVDMLTIGQYLMPSGNHLPVRRYVHPDTFKMYEEEAYKMGFVHAAVGAMVRSSYHADEQAHDVLAAVKN, from the coding sequence ATGACAACCGAAACTACTCCGCTGCACCCGATTGAATTTGCTACTCCTACACCCTACAACCCGCTAGAGAAACAAAAGGGGGCTAGCAAGACTGCGCGTATTCCAATCAAGATTATCCCGATTGAGCGCCTGAAAAAACCTGACTGGATTCGCGTCAAGGCGGCGTCGCCATCGACCCGTTTCTACGAAATAAAAGACATTCTGCGCGCTAATAATCTGGTGACGGTCTGCGAAGAAGCCAGTTGCCCGAACATCGGTGAATGTTTCGGTAAGGGCACGGCAACCTTCATGATCATGGGCGACAAATGTACTCGTCGCTGCCCATTCTGCGATGTCGGTCATGGTCGGCCCGACCCATTGGATGTCAATGAACCAGAAAATCTGGCAAAAACCATCGCCGAACTACGGTTGAGCTATGTCGTCATCACCAGCGTTGACCGCGATGATTTGCGCGATGGCGGTGCGGCACATTTCGCTGAATGTATTCGTCGTGTGCGCGAATTGTCGCCGAATACCAGAATTGAAATCCTGACACCGGATTTCCGTGGCCGCATGGACCGCGCACTGGAAATCCTTAACGCAGCGCCACCGGATGTAATGAATCACAATCTGGAAACCGCACCGCGCCTGTACAAAGAAGCGCGTCCGGGATCAGATTATGAATACTCGCTAAATCTGCTCAAACGCTTTAAAGCACTGCATCCACGCGTACCAACCAAATCCGGGATCATGGTCGGTCTGGGCGAAACCGATGAAGAAGTCTTGCAAGTAATGCGTGATTTACGTGCGCATGACGTAGACATGCTGACCATCGGCCAATACCTGATGCCAAGCGGCAACCACTTGCCGGTACGTCGCTACGTGCATCCTGATACTTTTAAAATGTACGAAGAAGAAGCGTACAAAATGGGCTTCGTCCACGCGGCAGTCGGCGCGATGGTGCGCAGTTCGTATCACGCGGATGAGCAGGCGCATGATGTGTTGGCTGCGGTAAAAAATTAG
- a CDS encoding DUF4124 domain-containing protein, translated as MDLGGKKQLILDLMPRVTGVFVLSWATSFSLVVIFVVPLPARSQIYSCKDAAGRTISSDRPMPECADRVIRELSKTGVLKREIPAPLTPEQRRQSQLEKEKRRIAAAAIEEQRQQDRALLARYRNESDIEASRRYYLGLSQDTIKRDQDWIADAEKQLKEAQAETEFYKNKKIPTDVLARIEEARRVLEEGKTNMRSHQKDMVDTNAKFDLTLARYRGLSRPQSAVTSR; from the coding sequence ATGGATTTGGGCGGAAAAAAACAATTGATACTGGATTTGATGCCGCGCGTCACAGGCGTGTTTGTCTTGTCTTGGGCCACCTCTTTTTCGCTCGTGGTTATTTTTGTCGTGCCGTTACCCGCACGCAGTCAGATTTATTCCTGCAAGGATGCTGCCGGGCGGACGATTAGTTCTGATCGTCCGATGCCTGAATGCGCCGATCGCGTGATCCGCGAGCTCAGCAAGACCGGGGTACTCAAACGGGAGATTCCTGCGCCACTGACGCCAGAGCAAAGACGCCAGTCGCAACTGGAAAAAGAAAAGCGCCGGATCGCTGCCGCCGCGATAGAAGAGCAACGCCAGCAGGATAGAGCCTTGTTGGCGCGCTATCGGAATGAGAGCGATATTGAGGCGTCGCGTCGCTACTATCTCGGCTTATCGCAGGATACGATAAAGCGGGATCAGGATTGGATAGCCGACGCAGAAAAACAGTTAAAAGAAGCGCAAGCCGAGACTGAATTTTATAAGAATAAAAAAATTCCGACGGATGTTCTGGCGAGAATTGAAGAGGCCAGGCGGGTACTGGAAGAGGGCAAGACAAATATGCGTTCGCACCAGAAGGATATGGTCGACACGAACGCCAAATTTGATCTGACGCTGGCTCGCTATCGCGGGTTGAGTCGTCCTCAGTCGGCTGTTACCAGCCGCTAA
- the pxpA gene encoding 5-oxoprolinase subunit PxpA, which yields MDLNADLGEGGVSDQALLGLISSANIACGWHAGRAFLMQQTVAWAVQHGVAIGAHPSFPDRDNFGRTEMNLPPEEIYSGMLYQIGALAGIAEAQGAKLAHVKPHGALYNQAARDPKLADVIVAAVRDFNPSLALYGLANSALIDAARRVGLTAIQEVFADRGYNADGTLVKRGTPGAMIDDADQALAQTMSMVRDSRVQAIDGSWVPLIAHSVCLHGDGAHALAFAQRIRAHLTQEGIIVAAPGSS from the coding sequence ATCGACTTGAATGCCGACCTCGGCGAAGGTGGTGTCAGCGATCAGGCGCTGCTTGGCCTGATCAGCTCCGCTAATATTGCCTGCGGCTGGCATGCAGGTCGTGCATTTCTGATGCAACAAACGGTCGCCTGGGCAGTCCAGCATGGCGTTGCCATTGGCGCGCATCCTAGCTTTCCTGATCGCGACAATTTCGGCCGTACCGAAATGAACTTACCGCCCGAGGAAATCTATAGCGGCATGTTGTATCAGATAGGCGCGTTGGCGGGGATTGCCGAAGCGCAAGGCGCAAAACTTGCCCACGTAAAACCCCATGGCGCACTCTACAACCAAGCTGCGCGCGACCCAAAACTGGCCGACGTCATCGTCGCTGCGGTGCGGGATTTTAATCCTTCGCTAGCCTTGTATGGTCTGGCTAACAGCGCGCTGATTGACGCCGCCAGACGCGTCGGCTTGACGGCTATCCAGGAAGTATTTGCCGATCGCGGATATAACGCCGATGGCACGCTGGTAAAGCGCGGCACACCCGGCGCGATGATCGACGATGCTGATCAGGCACTGGCGCAAACCATGAGCATGGTGCGCGATAGCCGGGTGCAGGCGATCGATGGCAGTTGGGTTCCTTTGATAGCGCACTCGGTTTGCTTGCACGGTGATGGCGCACATGCGTTGGCGTTCGCCCAACGTATTCGCGCGCATCTTACCCAAGAAGGCATTATCGTCGCGGCTCCCGGCAGCTCGTAG
- the pyrE gene encoding orotate phosphoribosyltransferase, whose translation MNNLRQEFIAFSVASGVLRFGEFVTKAGRTSPYFFNAGLFNQGATLAQLSQFYARTLLDSGVEFDMLFGPAYKGITLASATAMAMAAEGRNVAFAYNRKEAKDHGEGGTIVGAKLQGRVVIIDDVISAGTSVRESVAMIRAAGATPCAVLIALDRMERSGKDDALSAQSAVEEVGREFGLPVISIGNLNDLLTYISSVGADPQLAQYKDAVAAYRARYGVN comes from the coding sequence TTGAACAATTTACGTCAAGAATTTATTGCTTTTTCTGTTGCATCCGGTGTTTTGCGATTTGGTGAGTTCGTGACCAAGGCTGGACGGACCTCGCCTTACTTTTTTAATGCCGGTTTGTTTAATCAAGGCGCAACGCTGGCGCAGTTATCGCAGTTTTATGCGCGTACTTTGCTGGATTCGGGCGTCGAGTTCGACATGCTGTTCGGCCCCGCCTACAAAGGCATCACACTGGCCTCGGCAACCGCGATGGCGATGGCAGCCGAAGGCCGTAACGTGGCGTTTGCGTATAACCGCAAGGAAGCCAAGGATCACGGCGAAGGCGGCACCATCGTCGGCGCCAAGTTGCAAGGCCGGGTAGTGATTATCGATGACGTGATTTCGGCCGGCACTTCGGTGCGTGAATCGGTCGCGATGATCCGTGCAGCCGGTGCCACGCCTTGCGCGGTATTGATTGCGCTGGATCGGATGGAGCGTTCCGGCAAGGATGACGCACTTTCGGCGCAATCCGCAGTGGAAGAAGTGGGGCGTGAATTCGGTCTGCCAGTGATTTCGATAGGCAATTTGAACGATTTGCTGACGTATATCTCCAGCGTTGGTGCAGACCCGCAATTGGCGCAATACAAAGACGCCGTGGCGGCATATCGGGCGCGGTACGGAGTGAATTAA